The sequence below is a genomic window from Variovorax paradoxus B4.
AAGTTCAACATTTTCTCTCCGGGCGCCCGTCGTGAATTGACGGGCGTGGCTATCCTTGACGCCACCTAAGCCCAGAGAGATACTGTCGTCAGGGTCCCTTGAAAAACCTTAGACATCTCCGGGTGTCGGCGGGCGCCGGCTTATCGAAAGAGGGTCGGCGTTTTGCTTTTCTGGGTGCAGTTCTCCTCAGGTTGCGGCTTTGCTCGCAAGCCCAGCGAGATACGTTGCCAAATCCGCGGTCGAAACGAATGCTTTCCGACGTCCTGGCGGCCTTATTAACCTCAGCGGAAGGCGTTTGCGCTGGATGGCTCGGTTGAACGAGTCCAGCGTGGGGAAACTCAATGTTTTCCAAGCATCATCGGCTGAGACCAATGGTCCAAACCTTGCAAAGAGAAGCTCGAATGTGCGCTGCTCGACAGTGGCCTCTGCCTGAGCGCGTTGCGCTATCGGAGTCCCGGACTGGGACGGACTAGCAATAGCTGAAGATGGCAGTGTGCTCACGGATGCATTCTGGTCGCGAAGTCGCGTAAAAGTCAACGATATTAGGTCGTAAGTCGTTGTCACCATTGAGTTATTTGCTCCGTGCAGTACTACTTCACGGAGGAATTAAAGTCCGCATGAAAATTAAAAAAAATCATGTGTGCGAAATAGTCTCCTCTACAAGAAGAGCGACGATGTCATTTGATCGGAGGGTGGCAGCATTTCCACCTAGCGCAGAAGAAGAGTGGGGAATCGTCATGGACCAGTTGCGTGCAGGCAGTGTCAGAAGCTAAGATGGCTCGTCATAGATCACTTTTGACTTTACGAATCCCCATGTTCAAGCTCTCGCCCACAACCGCCAAACGCGTCAGCATCGACGCAGGTGTGGCTATGCACGTGGTGATTCGCTCGGGATGTCCTGATCAGTCGGCGAGCCGAATAGCAGTGGTGCCATCGCCTCTTCTCGCCCGCGTTCCCCAGTCTTAAGGAGCTGACAGTTTTGGCTCCATCTAGGAGCCCAGAATGTTCAGCCGAACCAGTTTCCTCCTCCTCTCTCCCTTGGGCGCGATGCCCAAATTGATGTTCCTTGGCAACTTGGCCGTAGTCAGGAAATCAAGGGCTCAATCTCACGCAGATCGTCGACCTATGAGACACCACTGTCTCTACGGGCGCGAGCTCGTGAAAATTAGGCACGGAGGACCGGCCTCATTTCAGATGGATGGATAACACCATGACGACCACCACCGCTATCCAGGGTGCCGAACTCGTCGCTTTCCTGCAGGACAGCTCGGATGGCCAGACGAAGTCAATCCTCATCGAGGCCGAACGACCGACCGTGAGTGCGCCCGCGCGCCCTGGAAAGCACCCAGTCTCGTCTCCTCGGCGCATGCTGCCTCCGCCCGCGGCGACATTGCTCAAGCGGCGTGCCAAGAAGGTCAGCGATACCGCGCCAGTGGCCATGGGGGAGATCGAGCAAGCCTTGAAACGCCTCGGTCTTGACGGCTTGGCTCGTCGTAATGATCTCAGTGGCTCCTTTGTGGTGGAGGCCACCGCCGAGCAGATTCGGGAGTTGGCGGCAACGCCCGGGGTTCAGGCTATCCGGCCGAATCGGTGGCATCGCAATATTGCTTCATAGTGAGTGGAGGAAAAGCCATGGACCAGACTCCAACTCAACGACCGCCGCACGATTCGGGAAGCCAAGACACCGCAGCCCGACAGTTTTGCGATGTGGTGGACGGGTGCCAGATTCTGTCGCCGGCGAAATTCATCAAGATAATGGGCTTGGCGCTCGACTCCTTCGCCAACAACGCACATGTCCATCGAAGCACGGTCATCCACGCGCCTGTGACGGAGAGCATCCAGTCGTATATCCGTACGAGCCTGCAAGTGCTGGCAGCCGTGGCTGCGGTCTCGGATGGGGACCTGCATGACGCCATCTTCCAGTATAGAAACGAGCCGCTCGCGCCGTTCAACTACAAGACAGCTGAGTCGCTGGTGGCCGAAGGGCGCGCCGCCGATGTGCTCAATCTGCTGGAGTCATTTCGCGAGGGGTTTGTTGGATGACTTCCCCCCGCATTTGCCGCACTGGCGGCTTCAGCAATCTGCTGTTCCTGGATGTCGATGGCGTTCTCCATCGTGTCGGCGCGGACTATTCGTTCAGCAGCCGGTTCTTCAGTCATCTGCCGCTTCTGGAGGAACTCCTACGAGAGTTCAAGTCTGTCGACGTCATCATCTCGTCGGATTGGCGGCGCGCCGAAAGCATCGAGCAACTGCAGCGGTATTTCAGCGCCGATATACAGCATCGGATCATCGGAGCGACGCCGCAGATCGGCCCCAATGTGGCCGTCCACCACCGGCGCCAGTTGGAGATCGAGGCCTGGCTCGATGGGAACGGTCGCAGTGACGCAGAGTGGGTCGCACTTGACGATTGGCCACTGAGCTTTGAAGCGGGCTTCGAACGGGTCGTGCTCACAGATCCCCAGCGGGCGTTCGATCAAGACAGCTTCCAGGAACTGCGCTCGCACTTCCTGCGGTTCGCTGCTGGCCGCTGAGTGCAGTTCGAGCTTCATCGCTACTTCGCGAGGCACATGAATGAAACCTCTTGTCCCGTCAGACCTCCACGCACAGTCCGAGCATCAACGGTCGACAGCAACGCTGATGTTCTTCGGCGATCCGCACGGCAACTTCGAGCCGGTGATCGCCGCAGTCGAGCGGTTTCGGCCCGAGGCGATCGTGCTGCTGGGCGATCTCCAGGCGCAGCAGCCTCTGCACGTCGAACTGGCGCCGATCCTCGACCGCACCAAGGTTTATTTCATCCACGGGAATCACGACACGGACTCGGATCTGGACTACGACAAC
It includes:
- a CDS encoding HAD domain-containing protein; this encodes MTSPRICRTGGFSNLLFLDVDGVLHRVGADYSFSSRFFSHLPLLEELLREFKSVDVIISSDWRRAESIEQLQRYFSADIQHRIIGATPQIGPNVAVHHRRQLEIEAWLDGNGRSDAEWVALDDWPLSFEAGFERVVLTDPQRAFDQDSFQELRSHFLRFAAGR